From Bacteroidota bacterium:
CATCACCTGAGCGTACAAAGGTCTCAAGATCGCTTCTTGTAATTTCCCAGATTTTGTCAAATTGCTTGCAAGACGCGGGCGGGTTGCCATTGTCATCCAAAGGTCCGGCCCAGAATTCCCATGGTCCGTAGCGAGTTGCGGCCGTTCGGATATCTTCTCCAATCATACCACCCACCCAAATATTTGCAGAAAAGATGGCACTTGCGCCACCGCCTTTAGGGACTTCGTAGGCGTGTGGTGAGCCGCGCCAAAAGAGGCCGCCATTATTGAAAATGCGAGCACGTACGTTGCCTACTTCCAGGAAAGCTTCTGCAAGGGCTGGCTCACAGGTGCCCACTTGGGCTTGTGCCCGGCTTATCCAAAGCAAAAGTACTATGATAAACCAGTACTTCATCGCAGCAGCACCATTCGTTTAGTAAACTGTAAGAAGTCGAGTTCAATGCGGGCGAGGTAGACGCCGGCTGGTAGATCTTCTGCGTCAAAGTCAGCGGTATGGATGCCGGCTTCCTGCTGTGCATCCACCAGCAGTGCGACTTCGCGGCCAAGGATGTCGTACACTGCCAGCCGCACCTGCATGGATTGCGGCAGGCTGTAACGGAGGGTTGTAGATTGGGTGAAAGGGTTGGGAAAGTTCTGGTCGAAGCCGAGGACAGGAGACGGTGGTTGACGGAAATCCGCTGGCTTTGGCGTCATTGATGCAGGCGTATAAAAAGCATCTGATGTACTTCGAATGGCGCGCACATCTTTCTTGAGCTCTGTTACAGAATCGAGGTTGTCTCTACCTCTTGACCACACAATGGCTAACCGCACCTCTATGGTGTCAAACGATGCAATGGTGTATGGGCCTGAGGAAAAAACCGAGCGTCTATCTGCTGGTCTCCAAGCCCGTCCTTGGTTGTTGATATTAAATTCGGTCCAAAAAGCTTTGGTGACCGGATCACCCGAGTAGGAAAAGCGAGTTGTCTCCAGTGGCAGGTCATCATCTACATTTGTCCGCCAATCATACCCGTTGTAGCCTTTATACATAGGCGCGTCGTCTTTCCAGCGCGACTGCATATAGTTGTAGTAGTGCCTACCAGTTTGGGGGTCTCCATTTACAGAACCGCTACTTTTGAAGTATACCATACTATAAGCTCCAATTTTTTCATCTGGTTCGTCAATTTCACCGTCCCTGTCGTTATCAATGCTGTCTGGTGGCGCTAGCTCGGTTTCAAGAAAGGTGAATCCAATGGCTGGCGGTGCCAGACCATATCCTTTGCCACCTTCATCTACATTGTCTGCGTTGTACCCATAACTCAGGTGTAGCAAAGAATCTGATCCCACGTAATCGTCATCAAAGTTACCCAGATCAATATCTTTAAAAAGGCCAAAGAAGGCCTTGTCGAAAGGTGCATTATTTTTATTGATAAGTTTGTAGCTGTAGAAGGTGCTGTTGCTTATGAAGCCGGGATGAGTAAACGCATGGGCAGACGCATGTACTTCCAGGCCGATGGGATCACTATCTGATGTATAGTGGATGTTGCCTCTGTCGTTCATAATCCACCAAAGCCGCTGATCGCCAAGCAGTTCCGGCAGGTCACCGCCTTCGAGGTTGTAATTATTCGGATTACCATCCCCGTCAACTACGGGTGCGCCCAGATGCCATGGCCAGTTTTTAAGGTTGTTTGAGACGCCTTCTCCATCGATAAATGCCTGAATGTCTTCGGTTCTGATTTCCCAGATTCGATCGTACGGCTTACAATCTGCTGGTGGATTGCCTGTGTAGTCAAGTGGGCCGGCCCAGAACTCCCAGGGCCCATAACGACTGGCTGCAACACGACGAAAGCCGTTAATCATACCTCCGATCCAGATACTAGCTGCAAAGATGGCATTGGAGCCGCCTCCTTTGGGCACTTCGTAGACGTGGGGAGATCCGCGCCAGAAGAGGGCTCCGTTGTTGAGGATGCGAGCGCGTACGTTACCGGCATCAAGGTACGCATCTGCCAGTGCCGGTTCGCAGGTGCCGGTTTGAGCAATCGCAACGTGCGGCAACAATAAAAAGAAGAGTAAAGTCCAGAAGCGTTTTTGCATGGGAAATATCAGAAAGGCCTACTGGTAAAAACGCAAAAAGCCATACGCACACGACACAGGTAGGAGAACCTTCAACCAACTACCGGATCAGGACCATGCGTTTAGTAAACTGCAAGAAGTCGAGTTCGATGCGGGCGAGGTAGATGCCGGCGGGGAGATTGTCGGCGTCAAATTCGGCGGTGTAGATGCCGGCTTCTTGCTGGGCGTCTACCAATAGCGCGACCTCGCGGCCGAGTATGTCGTACACGGCTAATCGCACCTGCATTGTCTGTGGTAAGCTGTAGCGGAGGGTGGTTGATTGGGAAAAGGGGTTGGGGAAGTTTTGGTCGAAGCCGAGTAGAGGTGCTTGCTGGTTGGCTAAAGACTTCATAACAGCTGTCGGGGTGTAGATATAATCCGCATTTGCTCGCACTGCACGTGTCTCTCTTCTCAGTACTGAAATGGAGTTAAGGTTGCTATCGCCTCTTGACCAAATGATGGCAAAATTAATCACGGTTGTGTCTCCTGGTGCGAGGTTGAAGGGGCCCGTTGCAACCACAAATAGCCTATCAGACGGATGAACCCTGTTGCCCATACCATCCATATTATTTTCTGACCAGAACGCGCCTGTTACTGGGTCACCCGGGTAGAAAAAATTGGTATGTTGGGCAATCAGTCCTTTGGGCCAATAGTCGCCTTGTATTCCCCGATATCCCTCAACAACATGCCGGCCGTTGCCCCAGGTGGATTGCATGTAGGCGTAGTAGTGGTCTGCATCGGTAGGGTCGCCATAAGGCCCGGGATCTGAGTCGAAAGCCATGGTATTGGTTGTCCCGAGCATTTCGCCCGGTTCATCAATGATGCCATCCCGATCATTATCCCGATTGTCGTCATCTTTGATTGGTGTATGCAGAAAGGTCAATCCAATCGCTGGCGGCGCATCACCATAGCCTCTGTATCCTTCATCTTCATTGTCCGCATTATAATAAAAGCCGAGGTGCAACAGGGAGTCGGAGCCTACATAATCGTCACCAAAATACCCGAGGTCACCATTGGTAAACAGTCCAGCATAGGTATCTTCAAGAGTGCTTACGTTCTTGTTGATAAGCGCGTAACTATAGAAGGTGAAATGCGACCACGGCGGGTTTTTTATAGCAAATGCTGAAGCTTGAATTTCAAGGCCAATGGCATTGCTTCCCGTGGCCTGATGTATGCCGCCGGCATCGTTCATGATCCACCAAAGGCGTTGATCTCCCAGTAATTCTGGTAGATCGCCATGTTCAAGGTCATAGTTGTCCGGATTGCCATCGCCATCAATCACAGGGGCACCGAGTTGCCACGGCCAATTTTTTAGATTTTCCGATGTACCCTCACCGTTTAGAAAAGCCTGTATATCTTCGGTTCTGATTTCCCAAATATGATCGTATGGTTTGCAATGAGCTGGTGCATTTCCCGCCTTGTCTAATGGGCCGGCCCAGAACTCCCATGGTCCGTATCGAGTAGCTGCGGTTCGAAGTTCTGCATCCATTATGCCACCCACCCACAGGCTTGCTGTGCCCATCGCATGCAGGCCGCTTCCTTTGGGGACTTCATAGCCAAGCGATGAAATCTGCTGTGGGGAGCGCCGCCAAAAGAGGCTACCATTGTTGAGGATACGAGCGCGAACGTTGCCGGCATCCAGATAGGCTTCTGCCATTGCGGGCTCACAGGAGCCTACCTGGGCGTGCACTGGAAAGGCCCAGAGCAAGAGCAACATGAACAGTCCTTTCTTCATCGCAGGAGCACCATCCGTTTAGTGAACCGGAGAAAGTCGAGGTCGATGCGTGCTAGGTAGATGCCGGCTGGCAGATCTCCGGCATCAAACGCGGCGGTGTAGGCGCCGGCTTCCTGCTGGGCATCTACGAGTATTGCGACTTCGCGGCCAAGCATGTCGTACACCGCTAGGCGCACCTGCATCGCTTGCGGGAGGCTGTAGCGGAGGGTGGTGGATTGGGTGAAGGGATTGGGGAAGTTTTGATCGAAGCCGAGCGTGAAACTGGGGGTGATCTCATTGCCCCGCGTTTTGTCATACGTTCGCGGTGAATAAAAGGAATCTGAAAAATCGCGAATGGACTTTACATCCTTCTTTAGTTCAGCGACGGAGTCTAAATTATCTTTGCCCCTTGACCACACAATGGCTAAACGCACCTCTACCGTATCAAAGGAGGCAATGGTGTAAGGGCCGGAAGAAAAAACGGAGCGCCGATTTGCTGGTGCATGCGCTAATCCGTTGCCGTTTACGTTGAATTCAGTCCAGAAATCTTTTGTTGTCGGATCGCCTGAGTAAGAAAAACGCGTCGTTTCTGTCGGAAAAGTATCTGAGAATTCGCCCCAATCATACCCCATATAACCTTTATATAGAGGTTTATTGTCTTTCCAGTGCGATTGCATGTATCTGTAATAGTCTCTACCTGTTGTAGGATCTCCGCTTACAGCTCCGCCTCCATGGTAAAAAAGCATGCCGTAGGCCCCAATTTTCTCATCTTCCTCATCTATCTCCCCATCCCTGTCATTATCAATGTTGTCAGGTGGTGCTGATTCAGCGTCTAGAAAGGTGAAACCAATGGCTGGTGGAGCCGTGCCGTATCCTTCACCGCCTTCGTCATCATTGTCGCCGTTGTATCCGTAACTGAGGTGTAAGAGTGAGTCAGAGCCGACATAATCGTCATCAAAATTACCCAGATCGAAATCTTTGAAGAATCCGAAAAATGCATGTTCGAAGGGTGCGGTGTTTTTATTGATGAGTCTGTAGCTATAGAAGGTGGTATTGCTGATAAAGCCGGGATGGTCGAAGGCGTGCGCGGAAGCGTGTACTTCCAGGCCGATGGGATCACTGTCGGTTGCCTGGTGGACATTGCCCCGATCATTCATGATCCACCAGAGGCGTTGATCACCGAACAGCTCTGGTAAATCTCCTCCTTCGAGGTTGTAATTGTCAGGATTGCCGTCTCCGTCGACAATCGGGGCACCGAGTTGCCATGGCCAGTTTTTCAGGTTATTGGAGATCCCGTTTCCATCGATAAATGTTTGAATATCTTCGGTTCTGATTTCCCAGATTTGGTCGTAGGGTTTGCAATCTGAAGGCGGATTTCCTGCTTCATCAAGAGGTCCGGCCCAGAACTCCCACGGTCCGTAGCGGCTGGCGGCAACGCGTAGTGAGTTATTGATCATGCCGCCGACCCAAATACCTGCAGCCCAGTTGGCATGAAGGCCACTTCCTTTGGGTACTTCATAAACATGCGGCGAGCCTCGCCAAAAGAGACCGCCATTGTTGAGGATACGGGCGCGTACGTTGCCGGCGTCCAGGTATGCTTCTGCCAGGGCTGCCTCGCAGTTACCGGTTTGGGCAATTGCAACGTGCGGTAACAATAAAAAGATGAGTAGGAGCCAGCCGTTTTTTTGCATCGGAAATACCAGATCAGGTCTACCGGTAGAAACGCAAAAAGCCAATCGTACACGACACAGGTGTAAGAATCTTCAACTGATCACCTGATCAGGGCCATGCGCTTGGTGAACTGCAGGAAGTCGAGCTCGATGCGGGCGAGGTAGATGCCAGCCGGCAGGTTGCCTGCGTCAAACGCGGCGGTGTAGATGCCGGCTTCTTGCTGTGCCTCAACCAATAGCGCTACTTCGCGGCCGAGCATGTCGTACACTGCGAGCCGTACCTGCATGGGTTGAGGCAGGCTGTATCGGAGGGTGGTAGAATGCGTGAAGGGGTTTGGGAAGTTCTGGTCGAAACCAAGGACAAAATTCGGAGGAGGAATTTGCGCCTGTTCAAAGTTGACCTGTCCTAAAGGGGTGTAAAGCGTCTTTGTCGAACTGCGTACTGCGCGCGTGTCTTTGCGCAGTTCAGTTATGGAATCAAGATGATCTTTACCACGCGACCATATAATCGCAAATCGAATGGTTGCAGTATCACTAGAAGCAATGGTAAATGGGCCCGTTGAAGTTACCATTCTGCGGTCAGCAGGGTCAATCGTCCCTCCCGCACCATTCCAGTTGAGTTCAGACCAAAAGGAACGCGTAACTGGATCTCCCGAAAACAGGAACCGCGTAATTTTACTTTCGGGGACACCTTCGCGGCCCGTGCCCCACTCAACCTGGGGCAGGCCGTCTTTCCATATACCCTGCATCGTCCTGTAATAATCACGTGCAGTGACAGGATCACCATCACCATCACCGCTGCCACTGCTGTTATACGACTTTACCGCATAGGTGCCAATTTTTTCGCCGGGTTCGTCAATGACACCGTTCCGATTGTTATCAATGCCGTCATGAGGTGCCTCAATAGTCTCCAAAAATGTAAAGCCTACAGCTGGAGGAGCAATTCCGTAACCGTTTCTCTCTTCCTCGTCGTTATTGTCTGCATTATAGGCAAAGCTTAGATGCAGCAAGGAATCAGAGCCGATGTAGTCATCATCAAAATCTCCCAGGTCTACATCTGTAAACAAGCCAACGTAAGTGTCTTCAACTTCGACAGTATTTTTATTGATTATGCTGTATTCGTAAAACGTGACATTTCCGAGTGCGCCGGCGTTGGCATAAGAAAAGGCAGAACCATGGACTTCAATGCCTATTGGATCGCTGTCTGTTGCTTCATGGATATTTCCTCGGTCGTTCATGACCCACCAGAGGCGCTGGTCTCCAATCAGTTCTGGCAGGTCTCCATTTTCGAGGTTGTAATTGTCTGGATTACCATCGCCATCAACAACGGGTGCGCCAAGTTGCCAGGGCCAATTCTTCAGATTGTTAGAAATGCTATTGTCCTTAAGGAATGTTTGAATATCTTCGGTTCGGATTTCCCAGATATGGTCATAGGGTTTGCAATCAGTTGGCGGGTAACCTTTCTCATCCAACGGCCCGGCCCAAAATTCCCATGGTCCATACCGACTGGCGGCAGTGCGCAAGGAGCCATTAACCAGGCCACCTACCCATATACCAGCTGTAAAAATCGCATGTGTGTTTTCTCCTTTGGGTACCTCGTAGACATGCGGTGAGCCCCGCCAGAATAAGCTGCCGTTGTTGAGGATGCGAGCGCGCACGTTGCCGGCGTCGAGATACGCCTCTGCAAATGCCGGTTCGCAGTTGCCGGTTTGAGCAATCGCAATGTGCGGCAACAATAAAAAGATGAGTAGGAGCCAGCAGTTTTTTTGCATCGAGAATACCAGAAAGGTCTACTGGTAGAAACGCAAAAAGTCAATCGCACACGACACAGATGCAAAAACCTTCAACCTGTAACTCGCAACCTTCAACCGATCATCTGATCAGGACCATGCGCTTGGTGAAGCGTAGGAAGTCGAGCTCGATGCGGGCGAGGTAGATGCCGGCCGGCAGATCGCCTGCGTCAAATTCAGCGGTATGGATGCCAGCATCCTGCTGTGCATCTACAAGTATGGCGACTTCGCGGCCGAGTAAGTCGTACACTGCCAGGCGTACCTGCATGGTTTGCGGCAGACTGTATCGGAGGGTGGTTGATTCGGTGAAGGGGTTTGGGAAGTTTTGGTCGAAGCCGAGGACCTGTTGCTGGAACGTTTGCGCGGGTTCTGGGATTTTAACGGGAGTGAAAATTTGATCTGCAAATGCGCGTACGCCGGTTGTATGCCTTTTCAAGAGGGAAACGGAGTCCAGATTACTTTCTCCGCGCGACCAGATAATTGCGAAGTTAACCGTTGTGGTGTCGCCTGATGAAAGGTTAAACGGGCCAGAAGATATGATAAATCTCCTGTCTCCAGGGCCGAGGGCGGCATTGTCCATGGCATCTGAATTGACTTCTGACCAGAAAGCACCAATTGTAGGATCTCCTGTGTAGAAGAAATTCGTTGGTTTTTGTGGTAAACTAGCCGGCCAGTGACTACCGGGAAAGCCGGTCAACCCCTCAAGCACTGGGCTACCATCTCCCCATCTTGAACGCATATAATTATAGTAGTGTCGCGCTGATACGGGATCCCCATACGGTCCAGTGTCAAAATAGTAGTGCAACGTGCCCGATGTACCCAGCATCTCTCCAGGCTCATCAACTACCATGTCACGATCATTATCCAGATTATCTGCGTCAGCTACCTGCGTATGTAGAAAGGTGACGCCAAATGCCGGCGGTGCTTTGCCATAACCGTAATCCCCCTGATCGTCATTATCACCATTGTAGTGATATCCAAGGTGTAGGAGGGAGTCGGATCCGAGAAAATCATCGCTGTAGTTGCCAAGGTCTCCTTCTGTGAAGAGCGAAACGTAAGCGTCTTCAATTGAGGAAGAGTTTTTGTTGATGAGCTTATAGGAGTAAAACGTGAAGTTTTCGAGTCTGTGATCTATAAATGCAAAGGCCGAGGCATGGATTTCAATACCTAACGGATTGCTTTTAGAGGCTCTGTGTGTATTGCCCCGGTCATTCATAATCCACCAGATCCGTTGGTCTCCCAGGAGTTCAGGCAAATCTCCTTTCGCTAGATTGTAATTGTTGGTATTTCCGTCGCCGTCTACTACTGGTGCGCCCAGATGCCACGGCCAGTTTTTTAGGTTCTCGGACACTTCGCCAGCATGTAGAAAAGATTCAATATCTGCTTTTGAGATCTCCCAAAGCTTATCGTACTGCGCACAAGACGCGGGAGGATTACCATTTTCATCGAGCGGGCCAGCCCAAAACTCCTGTGGACCGTACCTGGTGGCTGCCGTGCGTATTTCATTGTCTATCTTGCCACCCACCCAGAAACTTGCATTAACAAATATGTTGATGCTATCGCCTTTAGGCACGTGATATCTGATGCGACTGTATGGCGGGTTGGGATTGAACGACCGGAATAGTGCACCGTCGTTGTAAATGTTAGCCCGGACATTACCCACGTTTAAAGTAGCTTGGCTTAGTGTTGGCTCACAAGTACCGGTTTGGGCAAATGCCGTGTACGGCAACAATAAAAGGACGAGTAAAATCCAGGAGCTTCTTTGCATTGAAAACACCTTCAACCTGTAACTTTCAACCTTCAACATATTATTTGATCAGGACCATGCGCTGGGTGAAGCGGAGGAAGTCGAGTTCGATGCGGGCGAGGTAGATGCCAGCCGGTAAGCTGCCCGCGTCAAACTGGGCAGTGTAGATGCCGGCTTCCTGTTGTGCATTTACGAGTACTGCGACTTCGCGGCCGAGTAAGTCGTATACAGCCAGTCGCACCTGCATGGTCTGCGGCAGGCTGTAGCGGAGGGTGGTGGATTGGGAGAAGGGATTCGGGAAGTTCTGGTCGAAGCCGAGGAGGGGGCTTTCAATAGGTTCTGGAATATTTTGCTCTATTGATTGGGGTGTAT
This genomic window contains:
- a CDS encoding T9SS type A sorting domain-containing protein, translating into MQKRFWTLLFFLLLPHVAIAQTGTCEPALADAYLDAGNVRARILNNGALFWRGSPHVYEVPKGGGSNAIFAASIWIGGMINGFRRVAASRYGPWEFWAGPLDYTGNPPADCKPYDRIWEIRTEDIQAFIDGEGVSNNLKNWPWHLGAPVVDGDGNPNNYNLEGGDLPELLGDQRLWWIMNDRGNIHYTSDSDPIGLEVHASAHAFTHPGFISNSTFYSYKLINKNNAPFDKAFFGLFKDIDLGNFDDDYVGSDSLLHLSYGYNADNVDEGGKGYGLAPPAIGFTFLETELAPPDSIDNDRDGEIDEPDEKIGAYSMVYFKSSGSVNGDPQTGRHYYNYMQSRWKDDAPMYKGYNGYDWRTNVDDDLPLETTRFSYSGDPVTKAFWTEFNINNQGRAWRPADRRSVFSSGPYTIASFDTIEVRLAIVWSRGRDNLDSVTELKKDVRAIRSTSDAFYTPASMTPKPADFRQPPSPVLGFDQNFPNPFTQSTTLRYSLPQSMQVRLAVYDILGREVALLVDAQQEAGIHTADFDAEDLPAGVYLARIELDFLQFTKRMVLLR
- a CDS encoding T9SS type A sorting domain-containing protein codes for the protein MKKGLFMLLLLWAFPVHAQVGSCEPAMAEAYLDAGNVRARILNNGSLFWRRSPQQISSLGYEVPKGSGLHAMGTASLWVGGIMDAELRTAATRYGPWEFWAGPLDKAGNAPAHCKPYDHIWEIRTEDIQAFLNGEGTSENLKNWPWQLGAPVIDGDGNPDNYDLEHGDLPELLGDQRLWWIMNDAGGIHQATGSNAIGLEIQASAFAIKNPPWSHFTFYSYALINKNVSTLEDTYAGLFTNGDLGYFGDDYVGSDSLLHLGFYYNADNEDEGYRGYGDAPPAIGLTFLHTPIKDDDNRDNDRDGIIDEPGEMLGTTNTMAFDSDPGPYGDPTDADHYYAYMQSTWGNGRHVVEGYRGIQGDYWPKGLIAQHTNFFYPGDPVTGAFWSENNMDGMGNRVHPSDRLFVVATGPFNLAPGDTTVINFAIIWSRGDSNLNSISVLRRETRAVRANADYIYTPTAVMKSLANQQAPLLGFDQNFPNPFSQSTTLRYSLPQTMQVRLAVYDILGREVALLVDAQQEAGIYTAEFDADNLPAGIYLARIELDFLQFTKRMVLIR
- a CDS encoding T9SS type A sorting domain-containing protein; translation: MQKNGWLLLIFLLLPHVAIAQTGNCEAALAEAYLDAGNVRARILNNGGLFWRGSPHVYEVPKGSGLHANWAAGIWVGGMINNSLRVAASRYGPWEFWAGPLDEAGNPPSDCKPYDQIWEIRTEDIQTFIDGNGISNNLKNWPWQLGAPIVDGDGNPDNYNLEGGDLPELFGDQRLWWIMNDRGNVHQATDSDPIGLEVHASAHAFDHPGFISNTTFYSYRLINKNTAPFEHAFFGFFKDFDLGNFDDDYVGSDSLLHLSYGYNGDNDDEGGEGYGTAPPAIGFTFLDAESAPPDNIDNDRDGEIDEEDEKIGAYGMLFYHGGGAVSGDPTTGRDYYRYMQSHWKDNKPLYKGYMGYDWGEFSDTFPTETTRFSYSGDPTTKDFWTEFNVNGNGLAHAPANRRSVFSSGPYTIASFDTVEVRLAIVWSRGKDNLDSVAELKKDVKSIRDFSDSFYSPRTYDKTRGNEITPSFTLGFDQNFPNPFTQSTTLRYSLPQAMQVRLAVYDMLGREVAILVDAQQEAGAYTAAFDAGDLPAGIYLARIDLDFLRFTKRMVLLR
- a CDS encoding T9SS type A sorting domain-containing protein; protein product: MQKNCWLLLIFLLLPHIAIAQTGNCEPAFAEAYLDAGNVRARILNNGSLFWRGSPHVYEVPKGENTHAIFTAGIWVGGLVNGSLRTAASRYGPWEFWAGPLDEKGYPPTDCKPYDHIWEIRTEDIQTFLKDNSISNNLKNWPWQLGAPVVDGDGNPDNYNLENGDLPELIGDQRLWWVMNDRGNIHEATDSDPIGIEVHGSAFSYANAGALGNVTFYEYSIINKNTVEVEDTYVGLFTDVDLGDFDDDYIGSDSLLHLSFAYNADNNDEEERNGYGIAPPAVGFTFLETIEAPHDGIDNNRNGVIDEPGEKIGTYAVKSYNSSGSGDGDGDPVTARDYYRTMQGIWKDGLPQVEWGTGREGVPESKITRFLFSGDPVTRSFWSELNWNGAGGTIDPADRRMVTSTGPFTIASSDTATIRFAIIWSRGKDHLDSITELRKDTRAVRSSTKTLYTPLGQVNFEQAQIPPPNFVLGFDQNFPNPFTHSTTLRYSLPQPMQVRLAVYDMLGREVALLVEAQQEAGIYTAAFDAGNLPAGIYLARIELDFLQFTKRMALIR
- a CDS encoding T9SS type A sorting domain-containing protein encodes the protein MQRSSWILLVLLLLPYTAFAQTGTCEPTLSQATLNVGNVRANIYNDGALFRSFNPNPPYSRIRYHVPKGDSINIFVNASFWVGGKIDNEIRTAATRYGPQEFWAGPLDENGNPPASCAQYDKLWEISKADIESFLHAGEVSENLKNWPWHLGAPVVDGDGNTNNYNLAKGDLPELLGDQRIWWIMNDRGNTHRASKSNPLGIEIHASAFAFIDHRLENFTFYSYKLINKNSSSIEDAYVSLFTEGDLGNYSDDFLGSDSLLHLGYHYNGDNDDQGDYGYGKAPPAFGVTFLHTQVADADNLDNDRDMVVDEPGEMLGTSGTLHYYFDTGPYGDPVSARHYYNYMRSRWGDGSPVLEGLTGFPGSHWPASLPQKPTNFFYTGDPTIGAFWSEVNSDAMDNAALGPGDRRFIISSGPFNLSSGDTTTVNFAIIWSRGESNLDSVSLLKRHTTGVRAFADQIFTPVKIPEPAQTFQQQVLGFDQNFPNPFTESTTLRYSLPQTMQVRLAVYDLLGREVAILVDAQQDAGIHTAEFDAGDLPAGIYLARIELDFLRFTKRMVLIR